One window of Magallana gigas chromosome 2, xbMagGiga1.1, whole genome shotgun sequence genomic DNA carries:
- the LOC105334860 gene encoding uncharacterized protein isoform X2: MSYYGTRLSMVQNLLWIIIFLSNQSSSTGEDCLKSGNSSECCADFFMKEGKCTPCPNGYIGPNCDFTCPYPSYGRRCVEGDCECPKELCNPETGCAYQPTTQNYFANVSFEKSTSAEENDLLFTEQKNKYSGDNIDSKKSKSSSTAVVVISVFCTLIIISLVIVIVLQMKGKLLSHNKILLSKRRSRVISQRHVDTYCEIDEKNMEITESNKFDEVEIYESIDHSNNKNEIKYTELPTRKGVSNEERKLMSTILMTKILDDDGNINNDIQHHSKSEEKQVNRNETIVQMRKDKVDLDTFSKRKGKTSSNISGYIDMGKKDPKEYVSMNAENIGL; this comes from the exons ATGTCATACTATGGGACACGCTTATCAATGGTCCAGAACCTTCTTTGGATTATCATTTTTCTGAGTAACCAATCTTCTTCCACCGGCGAAGACTGTTTAAA ATCAGGAAATAGTAGTGAATGCTGTGCAGACTTTTTCATGAAAGAAGGAAAATGCACCC CTTGCCCAAATGGATATATTGGACCAAATTGTGATTTCACATGTCCCTATCCAAGTTATGGACGTCGGTGTGTGGAAGGAGACTGCGAGTGCCCGAAGGAGTTATGTAACCCAGAAACCGGATGTGCTTATC AACCAACCACTCAAAACTATTTTGCCAACGTTTCCTTTGAAAAAAGCACATCTGCagaagaaaatgatttattattcacagaacaaaaaaataaatacagtgGCGATAATATCGATTCCAAAAAGAGTAAGTCTTCATCAACAGCCGTAGTTGTAATTTCAGTCTTTTGCACTCTCATAATTATTTCGCTTGTAATTGTTATAGTACTTCAAATGAAAGGCAAGTTACTTTCGCACAATAAAATCTTATTATCAAAACGAAGATCCCGAGTGATCAGTCAACGTCATGTTGATACATATTGCGAAATTGATGAGAAAAACATGGAAATAACAGAGAGCAACAAATTCGATGAAGTTGAAATTTATGAATCAATCGATCAttcaaacaacaaaaatgaaataaaatatactgaGCTTCCAACAAGGAAAGGGGTTTCAAATGAAGAAAGGAAGCTAATGTCGACAATTTTAATGACGAAGATCTTGGATGATGATGGtaatataaataatgatattcaaCACCATTCTAAAAGTGAAGAAAAGCAGGTTAACAGAAATGAAACCATAGTACAAATGAGAAAAGATAAGGTTGATCTTGACACTTTCTCAAAAAGAAAGGGAAAGACATCTAGCAACATAAGCGGATACATCGATATGGGAAAGAAGGATCCAAAAGAGTACGTGTCCATGAATGCTGAAAACATAGGGTTATAA
- the LOC105334859 gene encoding uncharacterized protein: MAMMQIVLWVISFISYKSFSIGEDCLKSGNNSECCADFFMKGGKCTPCPIGYFGPNCFFTCPYPSYGRRCLGGECECPEELCYPETGCVNQPITQNRNSSHSSLEKITFTEVNNAYFTEPKRDNSGLMDSKKSDSSSSAVVVISVFCTLIIMSLIIVIILQMKGKIHSHNQISLSKRRSRVVSQSHVDTYCEIDEKNVEKSECNKCDEVEIYELIDHSNNGEIKYTELPTRKGVSNQDKKLMSTISMQKILDEDCDLNDDCLANSDEKHASINESKVQMRKHKVGLETLSKRKRKTSSNISGYIDMGKKDPKDYVSMNAENIGL; the protein is encoded by the exons ATGGCGATGATGCAAATCGTTCTTTGGgttatttcttttataagtTATAAATCTTTTTCCATAGGAGAAGACTGTTTAAA aTCAGGAAACAATAGTGAATGCTGTGCAGACTTTTTTATGAAAGGGGGGAAATGCACCC cTTGCCCAATTGGATATTTTGGACCAAATTGCTTTTTCACATGTCCCTATCCTAGTTATGGACGTCGTTGCTTGGGAGGAGAATGCGAGTGCCCAGAAGAGTTATGTTATCCAGAAACCGGATGTGTCAATC aGCCTATCACTCAGAACAGAAATTCCAGCCATTCATCCttagaaaaaattacatttacagAAGTAAACAATGCATATTTTACTGAACCAAAAAGAGACAATAGTGGTCTTATGGATTCCAAAAAGAGTGATTCTTCATCATCAGCAGTAGTTGTAATTTCTGTATTTTGCACTCTCATTATTATGTCCCTTATTATTGTTATAATACTTCAAATGAAAGGTAAAATACATTCCCACAATCAAATATCTTTATCGAAACGACGATCTCGAGTGGTTAGTCAAAGTCATGTTGATACATATTGCGAGATTGATGAGAAAAACGTGGAAAAATCAGAATGCAACAAATGCGATGAAGTGGAAATTTATGAACTAATCGACCATTCAAACAACGGTGAAATAAAATATACGGAACTTCCAACAAGGAAAGGAGTTTCAAATCAGGACAAGAAGCTTATGTCTACCATTTCAATGCAGAAGATCTTGGATGAGGATTGTGATTTGAATGATGATTGTCTTGCTAATAGTGACGAGAAACATGCAAGCATAAATGAATCCAAAGTACAAATGCGAAAACACAAAGTAGGTCTTGAAACGCTCTCGAAAAGGAAGAGAAAAACATCTAGCAATATAAGCGGATACATCGATATGGGGAAAAAAGATCCAAAAGATTACGTGTCCATGAATGCTGAAAATATTGGATTGTAA